One Sporichthyaceae bacterium genomic window, CCTCGGTGTAGGCCTCGCGCCAGGCCGGCGTGTGCTCGGCCATCAGCGCGAACACGAACGAGGAGAACGTCAGGTCGTAGCGGTAGTAGTTGTCGATCGGGTCGCCGGTCTTGTTGTCCCACGAGATGTGGACCGCGTCGTCCTTGCTCCACTTGCCCGCGGAGTGGACGGTGGCGCGCCGATGCAGGTACGCCAACCAGCCCAGGGCCTCGTCGGTCAGGGTGGGTACGCCCGGGGTGATCTGGCGCATCGAGGTGACCTTGAACGGGCACTCGGCGTTCGGGTCGTACTCGGCGACGCTTCCGCTCTCATCGCGGGCGGTGTGGTGCTGGTACTCCCAGTGCGGGATGTGGGTCGCGGTCATCAACCGGCCTCCGCTGACGTCGTTGTCGGGGTGTCCGTCGAACCTACCCGCGCACCCGGAGACCGCACCATGCCCGGATCGGTCAGGTCGAGGCCCTTCGACATACCCGCAAGGGGCATATCGCGAGGAGGTGACGAGTGTTGCGTTTGCTTCCTCAGGCAGGCCGGCGACCCCACCCGGAGAGCATCGCCAGGAACGGGAACCAGCGGTCCGGATCGGCCAGTTCGGCCCCGACCGCCGCGCGCGCCGCCGGAGTCAGGCCCCCCGGCGACGAGCAGCGGCTCGACCTGACTCGAAGGACAGGTTCCAGAACTCGGCCGGCCCGGAACCGCCCGGGAACGTCGGCGTCACGGACCTGGTCCCGACTTCGACCGCCCAAACGCGCCGAGCAGCCGGGTCGCGCCGGGCAGATGCATCAGCAACGCCCGGACGTGCACCAGGTCGTAGTTCCCACCGGGGAGCGGCTCGGCCAGCACGTCCGCGGCGATCACCTCGAGGTTCGGCCGAGGGTCGGCGCGGACGAAGCGGGGGTCGAGGTCGACCGTCGTCACCTTGCCGGACGCCCCGACCCGATCGCGCAGCCAACGCGTTCTGCAGGGCGTATCCCCGGTCCGTGGCGTTCACCGTCAGCCCATCAACAGGATCGGCTTGACCACGACGCCGTTCTCGGTGTCGGCGGCGGCCTGGTTGACCTCGGCCATCGGGTAGTTCGCGACCAGTCGGCCCACCGGGAACTTGCCCTGCTCGATCAGGTCGACCAGGCGCGGGATGAACACGTCGGGAACGCTGTCGCCCTCGACGATGCCGACGACCTTCTTGCCAGGGATCATCAGCCCGTTGAGGTCGAAGCTGTAGTGCACGCCCAGTGCGGTGGCGCCGATTACGCCGACAGTCCCCAACGTGGCCAACGAGTTCACCGCATCGCCGAAGACCGCCGGCACCGCGGTCATCTCCAGCGCGTAGTCCACGCCGCCGCCGGTCAGGTCCTGGATCGCCTCGACGGTGTTGACCTGCGACGGGTTGACGCCGTGGGTGGCGCCGAGCTCCTTGGCCAACTCCAGTCGGTGGTCCTTCAGGTCGACGGCGATGATCGTGGTGCAGCCGACCGCCTTCGCGGCCATGATCGCGGACAGGCCGACCGACCCGGCGCCGAATACCGCGATGCTCTCCCCGGCCAGCGGCCGCAGCACGTTGAACACCGCACCGGAACCGGTCTGGATGCCGCAGCCCAGCGGGCCGAGCATCTCCAGGGGTGCCGATTGATCGACCTTGACCACGTTGCGCTCGGTGGCCAGCGAGTACCCGGCCCAGGACGACTGACCGAAGAAGTGCCCGTTGATCCGCCCGCCCTGCCCGGTCAACCCGCTGCTGCCGTCGACGCGGCCGCCGGTCACATTGCGAACGTAGAACTCGGCGCAGTAAGCCGGGTGGCCCTTCTGGCACGGCTTGCAGGTGCCGCACGAGGCGAACGTCAGCACGACGTGGTCTCCGTGCTTGACCTTGCGGACCCCGCTGCCGACCTCCTCGACGACACCGGACCCCTCGTGCCCGAACACCGACGGCAGCGGGACCGGGTACCACTGGTCGCGGCAGATCAGGTCGGTGTGGCAGACACCGGCCGCCACGACGCGGACCAGTACCTCGTCCTCCCGCAACGGGCCGATCTCGATCTCCTCGAGCTCGAACGGCTTGCCCTGCTCGCGGCAGACGACAGC contains:
- a CDS encoding class I SAM-dependent methyltransferase; amino-acid sequence: MRDRVGASGKVTTVDLDPRFVRADPRPNLEVIAADVLAEPLPGGNYDLVHVRALLMHLPGATRLLGAFGRSKSGPGP
- a CDS encoding NAD(P)-dependent alcohol dehydrogenase encodes the protein MRTTAVVCREQGKPFELEEIEIGPLREDEVLVRVVAAGVCHTDLICRDQWYPVPLPSVFGHEGSGVVEEVGSGVRKVKHGDHVVLTFASCGTCKPCQKGHPAYCAEFYVRNVTGGRVDGSSGLTGQGGRINGHFFGQSSWAGYSLATERNVVKVDQSAPLEMLGPLGCGIQTGSGAVFNVLRPLAGESIAVFGAGSVGLSAIMAAKAVGCTTIIAVDLKDHRLELAKELGATHGVNPSQVNTVEAIQDLTGGGVDYALEMTAVPAVFGDAVNSLATLGTVGVIGATALGVHYSFDLNGLMIPGKKVVGIVEGDSVPDVFIPRLVDLIEQGKFPVGRLVANYPMAEVNQAAADTENGVVVKPILLMG